A region from the Urocitellus parryii isolate mUroPar1 chromosome 13 unlocalized genomic scaffold, mUroPar1.hap1 SUPER_13_unloc_2, whole genome shotgun sequence genome encodes:
- the LOC144251413 gene encoding LOW QUALITY PROTEIN: cotranscriptional regulator ARB2A-like (The sequence of the model RefSeq protein was modified relative to this genomic sequence to represent the inferred CDS: deleted 1 base in 1 codon): MKKDEPPLDFPDTLEGFEYAFNEKGQLRHIKTGEPFVFNYREDLHRWNQKRYEALGEIITKYVYELLEKDCNLKKISIPVDATESEPKSFIFMSDDALTNPQKLMVLIHGSGVVRAGQWARRLIINEDLDSGTQIPFIKRAVDEGYGVIVLNPNENYIEVEKPKMHVQSSSDSSDEPAEKRERKDKVSKETKKRRDFYEKYRNPQREKEMMQLYIRENGSPEEHAVYVWDHFIAQSAAENVFFVAHSYGGLAFVELMIQREADVKSKVTAVALTDSVHNVWHQEAGKTIREWMRENCCNWVSSSEPLDTSVESMLPDCPRVSAGTDRHELTSWKSFPSIFKFFTEASEAKTSSLKPTLTRRSHRIKHEEL, encoded by the exons atgaaaaaagaTGAACCACCTCTTGATTTTCCTGATACTCTGGAAGGATTTGAATACGCTTTTAATGAAAAGGGGCAGTTAAGACACATAAAAACTGGGGaaccatttgtttttaattaccgGGAAGATTTGCACAGATGGAACCAGAAAAGATATGAGGCTCTGGGAGAGATTATCACGAAGTATGTATATGAACTCCTGGAGAAGGactgtaatttg aaaaaaatctctattccAGTAGATGCCACTGAAAGTGAACCAAAGAGTTTTATCTTTATGAGTGATGATGCTTTGACAAATCCACAGAAACTGATGGTTTTAATTCATGGTAGTGGTGTTGTCAGGGCAGGTCAGTGGGCTAGAAGGCTTATTATAAATGAAGATCTGGACAGTGGCACACAGATACCTTTTATTAAGAGAGCTGTGGATGAAGGATATGGAGTAATAGTACTGAATCCCAATGAAAACTATATTGAAGTAGAAAAGCCGAAGATGCATGTACAGTCATCTTCTGATAGTTCAGATGAACCAGCAGAAAAAcgggaaagaaaagataaagtctctaaagaaacaaagaagCGACGTGATTTCTATGAGAAGTATCGTAAcccccaaagagaaaaagaaatgatgcaaTTGTATATAAGAGAGAATGGTTCTCCTGAAGAACATGCCGTCTATGTTTGGGACCATTTCATAGCCCAGTCTGCAGCTGAGAATGTATTTTTTGTTGCTCACAGCTATGGAGGACTTGCTTTTGTTGAACTGATGATTCAACGAGAAGCGGATGTGAAAAGTAAGGTAACTGCTGTGGCACTGACAGACTCTGTTCACAATGTATGGCATCAAGAAGCTGGGAAAACGATTCGGGAATGGATGAGAGAGAACTGTTGTAATTGGGTCTCTAGCTCAGAACCATTAGATACATCAGTGGAGTCCATGCTACCTGACTGTCCCCGAGTCTCAGCAGGCACCGACCGTCACGAGCTAACTTCCTGGAAGAGCTTCCCgtctattttcaaattctttaccGAAGCCTCTGAGGCAAAGACCAGTTCCCTCAAGCCGACTCTGACGCGACGCTCCCACCGAATAAAGCACGAAGAGCTGTAA